The Drosophila nasuta strain 15112-1781.00 chromosome 2L, ASM2355853v1, whole genome shotgun sequence genome window below encodes:
- the LOC132785410 gene encoding mucin-5AC: protein MWPQTLQMSRDECRGMLRRLELESYSHIISVFRAQGSLSETKAKLLEELRQVFHITQERHCAEVRRAANDEQLCTIAENVCGPNTWQEWSREGRRPYPLLPRISPQTALSIVANDLAAKALAENAKLASPHETGANLGEALREQANYLMLKHGKHKYQEQPHVIMEEPFKVPDLPNEIKKATLKRKENDAGEASKPNKKRNTQHDYRQQLQQGQQQQQQQIAAQDEDGHVGHPVEQRPSPRTMQQRYFYQQQQKHKQRLSSKKGAAHATLANNSGNLSPAAANTKPAKSGRRRAQKQLQLQQKQQQEQQQQQQQQQQHKVLLATTLPAVTAAAAEPTTPTTTPQLQQHPNANHLVQPHVEYILDEALKSVAASKLKTLSPVVQQSPTITPRSIVSSPVVFKDNKMSPTPQQQQQQPLSQLSTPVKKYIVEERQASPTICTANLPLAPQIISVQQIAAPPKVRSTTILPPGTKLTPKKIQLLDKQPLPQTPTLPTVVSPSTAQLRVIAYDQQQQQPSPHAISNLSSKATTAAAAATTPQKYIVEERVPSQTATPTSSQSQSQSIATPLSSASAVNIIKNIPASSLNNTLITPLTNAMPVFRKATTSTVGAATVTASPVATAASPSTSQLLGNIKLSSSSIKQVPSSALRNIKICSPNGKVFLPATKLHAGSIIHKLNPSPSNPTAAAAAGGTTVSKATVSVSNAALSPTGHQLTTPTSPQPAAQQRITIQKMQLLTPTQMTSGGVAKGKPTTLSVSKSNLVFLPTSGMRAVTLASSAATSKPKTTSELLSTAKPNVLVIGPASATANAASSSSSTQQQQQTVVAATTSILGAAGKAKPTANQLITEDTPIDIINMPIIVASDNGASTEASPKTPAAKTAPTSMVVLNATDWEMELDQASKASSAVVTPSTTTVAASTTTTPTSTVSNAASKKLLEALVVEDVREEEVPTAAAGGGETASTQLNNRIIELQDDDGSAIEYVDMELEQPIEIESSSSITAPLEAISSKVTTVTVLEESKKPMEVTRMAATTTTTLP, encoded by the exons ATGTGGCCACAAACGCTGCAAATGTCGCGCGACGAATGTCGAGGCATGCTGCGTCGACTTG AGCTTGAATCGTACTCGCACATTATTAGCGTTTTTCGCGCCCAAGGCTCGCTAAGCGAAACGAAAGCGAAACTGTTGGAGGAATTGCGTCAAGTGTTTCACATCACCCAGGAGCGACATTGTGCAGAGGTGCGACGCGCTGCCAACGATGAACAGCTCTGCACCATAGCTGAGAA CGTCTGCGGTCCCAACACATGGCAGGAATGGTCACGTGAAGGTCGCCGGCCCTATCCGCTGCTGCCACGCATCAGTCCACAAACTGCGCTCAGCATTGTGGCCAATGATTTGGCAGCAAAAGCTTTGGCGGAAAATGCTAAACTTGCGTCGCCACATGAGACTGGCGCCAATCTCGGCGAAGCGCTTCGGGAGCAGGCAAATTATTTGATGCTAAAGCATGGCAAGCACAAGTATCAGGAGCAGCCTCATGTCATTATGGAGGAGCCG TTCAAGGTACCCGATTTACCTAACGAGATCAAGAAGGCCACATTGAAGCGCAAGGAAAACGATGCTGGTGAGGCGTCGAAGCCCAACAAGAAGCGGAACACTCAACACGATTATcggcaacaactacaacaagggcaacagcaacaacaacagcaaatagcTGCACAAGATGAGGATGGACATGTGGGACATCCGGTGGAGCAGCGACCGAGTCCGCGGACAATGCAGCAACGTTACTTttaccaacagcagcagaagcacaAGCAACGCTTGTCCAGTAAAAAGGGTGCAGCACATGCAACCCTGGCCAATAACAGTGGCAATTTGTCGCCTGCTGCAGCCAACACAAAGCCAGCGAAAAGCGGACGGCGACGAGCGCAGaaacagttgcagctgcagcaaaagcaacagcaagagcagcagcaacaacaacagcaacagcagcaacataaagTATTATTGGCGACAACGCTGCCAGctgtaacagcagcagcagcggagcCGACGACGCCGACAACAACGCCGCAGCTACAGCAGCACCCAAATGCCAATCACTTGGTTCAACCACATGTGGAATATATACTCGATGAGGCACTCAAATCGGTGGCAGCCAGCAAACTGAAGACATTGTCGCCCGTTGTACAGCAATCGCCAACAATAACGCCACGTTCGATTGTCAGCTCACCCGTTGTGTTTAAAGATAACAAGATGTCGCCCacgccacagcagcaacagcaacaaccattGTCACAATTGAGCACGCCGGTTAAGAAATACATTGTGGAGGAGCGTCAAGCATCGCCCACAATTTGCACCGCAAACTTGCCGCTGGCACCGCAAATCATAAGCGTGCAACAGATTGCGGCGCCACCCAAGGTGCGCAGTACCACAATATTGCCACCAGGCACCAAATTGACGCCCAAGAAGATTCAGCTACTGGACAAGCAGCCGCTGCCGCAGACGCCGACGTTGCCCACTGTTGTCAGTCCAAGCACAGCACAACTGCGAGTTATCGCCTAcgatcaacagcaacagcagccaagtCCGCATGCCATCAGCAATCTCAGCAGCAAGGCAACCActgcggctgcagctgcaacaacccCACAAAAGTACATTGTGGAGGAGCGTGTGCCCAGCCAGACGGCGACTCCAACTTCGagtcagagccagagccagagcatAGCGACGCCACTGAGCAGCGCGAGTGCTGTGaatattatcaaaaatataccagcgAGCAGTTTGAACAACACGCTCATCACGCCGCTAACAAATGCGATGCCCGTGTTTCGCAAAGCGACGACGAGCACGGTGGGAGCAGCAACAGTTACCGCATCCCCCGTGGCAACTGCTGCTTCGCCATCGACGTCACAATTGCTGGGCAACATTaagctgagcagcagcagcatcaaacAGGTGCCAAGCAGCGCGTTGCGCAATATCAAGATTTGCTCGCCTAATGGCAAAGTATTTCTGCCAGCCACCAAACTGCATGCGGGCAGCATAATACACAAGCTCAATCCCAGTCCCAGCAATCCCACGgcggctgcagcagctggCGGCACAACAGTGAGCAAGGCCACAGTTAGCGTAAGCAATGCAGCTTTGTCGCCCACTGGACATCAGTTGACAACGCCAACGTCTCCGCAgccagcagcgcagcagcgTATAACCATACAGAAGATGCAGTTGCTCACCCCAACGCAAATGACGAGCGGCGGCGTTGCCAAAGGCAAACCCACCACATTGAGTGTGAGCAAGAGTAACCTGGTCTTTCTGCCCACCAGCGGCATGCGAGCGGTTACACTCGCCTCCTCTGCCGCCACCAGCAAACCGAAGACGACATCTGAACTGCTGTCAACAGCCAAACCCAATGTATTGGTGATTGGACCAGCTTCAGCGACAGCGAatgcagccagcagcagcagcagtacgcaacaacaacaacagactgTGGTTGCCGCTACGACAAGCATCTTGGGAGCAGCAGGCAAGGCGAAGCCCACTGCCAATCAGCTGATTACAGAGGACACGCCCATCGATATCATTAATATGCCCATCATTGTGGCGAGTGACAATGGAGCCTCAACGGAGGCGTCGCCAAAGACGCCTGCAGCAAAGACGGCGCCAACGTCGATGGTTGTGTTAAATGCCACCGATTGGGAAATGGAATTGGATCAGGCTTCAAAGGCGTCGTCGGCTGTTGTTACGCCCAGCACAACAACTGTAGCAgcgagcacaacaacaacgccaacaaGCACGGTGTCGAATGCTGCAAGCAAGAAATTGCTGGAGGCGCTGGTTGTAGAGGATGTGAGGGAAGAGGAAGtgccgacagcagcagcaggaggaggagaaacAGCTTCAACACAGCTCAACAATCGCA TAATTGAACTGCAGGATGATGATGGCAGCGCAATCGAGTATGTGGACATGGAACTGGAGCAGCCCATTGAGAttgagagcagcagcagcataacaGCGCCGCTGGAGGCGATCAGCAGCAAGGTGACGACAGTGACAGTGTTGGAGGAGTCGAAGAAACCAATGGAAGTGACAAGAATGGcagcgacgacaacaacaactttgccATAG
- the LOC132785034 gene encoding adenosine 5'-monophosphoramidase HINT3 has translation MSSSKRNGSCRNVWKKKKCILFSILIFLVFVLFVKYTIETTTKSFNAQSPAKCLFCQFASGNRTPPVLEFENDEYVIFKDIRPASTYHYLAIPKKHYESLKVLNKSHVGLVSRMYSGMVDFLGSKGIDTSDAVIGFHIPPFISQHHLHLHGISPISGMGFWDRINFLTNSFWFKSGKDAIDSLERSEL, from the exons ATGTCGAGCTCCAAGAGGAATGGGAGTTGTCGAAATGtttggaaaaagaaaaagtgtattttattttctatattgaTTTTCTTAGTTTTTGTGTTATTCGTCAAATACACGATCGAAACGACCACCAAATCTTTCAACGCACAGTCTCCAgcgaaatgtttattttgtcAGTTTGCTAGTGGAAACAGGACACCACCAGTCCTTGAATTTGAAAACGATGAATATGTGATATTTAAAGACATTCGACCAGCATCTACTTATCATTATCTCGCGATTCCCAAGAAACATTACGAAAGTTTAAAAGTGCTTAACAAGTCCCACGTTGGCTTAG TGAGTCGCATGTACAGTGGCATGGTCGACTTTCTGGGGTCGAAAGGTATTGATACGTCAGATGCAGTGATCGGATTCCATATTCCGCCCTTTATATCGCAACATCATCTGCATCTACATGGAATATCACCCATATCGGGGATGGGCTTTTGGGATCGAATTAACTTTTTGACGAATTCATTCTGGTTTAAGTCG GGCAAAGACGCCATCGATTCATTGGAACGCTCTGAACTTTGA
- the LOC132785018 gene encoding uncharacterized protein KIAA2013 homolog, whose protein sequence is MLFRSAKNKFEAVDVIRRLKRLAEGTVTSYRRLFVLLLCVCIVFYMLPPIFRYLFLSTNEEKDVHSVCMDDRLTPYILQNYEYDANIRHVAPLLEGERDYTPYAGNGYIGLEVSHDAALNIKHGRAMQLPIRFQPIVSVLQMGGAEKEATVVEYLTGMVHRFQCYSGYFVSYTLYAHRTQPNVLMQELQITNTRNMVENIELILPRNRLPKSTVRSIPLGAPVQIGMLSYTELEVITGNVQPSPDDPTKLIAISIVKPKLEPTVQLRKRGTVRIVYPLIVEYSKPVAEQQLKATLDNLEQHTIQAMTNLLQKLTGSLNSINNFRQEHINVWADLWATGFTISTSKAENSLNGDRINATMYAVLSQVRSFEFEELNAGLGTGSVAIREDIAKALTYAEGCFDSYHTLQAENLWRDMATLSQLNSLVSSWMLTLEKQGCHNLIRAGASGVIQAMTLSFGSFRFSNQHLECNMHPKFLHRDFHFRRLNYGNKTHVNVTIIVKEDNKAVINVALDRSDRSYYACDGGCLDEPVLLTQSRREFPVKLTEPLTAILYITEDKQHMEEIHHAIHVKEVVEAPAHEQHVIALHKHGHQLGGLPALFWVSVCAIIIVFHIFLCKLIIKEYCEPSDKLRYRYNKP, encoded by the exons atgttATTCCGATCAGCCAAAAACAAGTTCGAAGCGGTAGACGTTATCCGCCGGCTCAAACGTTTGGCCGAGGGCACAGTGACGTCGTACCGGCGTTTatttgtgctgctgttgtgtgtgtgcattgtgTTCTATATGCTGCCGCCAATCTTTCGTTATCTATTTCTAAGCACAAACGAGGAAAAAG ATGTGCACAGCGTGTGCATGGACGATCGTCTAACTCCGTATATACTGCAAAACTACGAATATGACGCGAACATACGTCACGTGGCTCCGTTGCTGGAGGGGGAGCGGGATTACACGCCCTATGCGGGTAACGGTTATATTGGTCTAGAGGTCTCGCACGATGCTGCGCTGAATATTAAACATGGCCGTGCTATGCAGCTTCCGATACGCTTTCAACCCATTGTCTCGGTGCTTCAAATGGGCGGCGCTGAAAAAGAAGCTACAGTTGTGGAGTATTTGACAGGAATGGTGCATAGATTTCAATGTTACTCCGGTTACTTTGTCTCCTACACACTGTATGCGCATCGCACACAGCCAAATGTGCTCATGCAAGAACTGCAAATAACCAATACCCGCAACATGGTCGAGAACATTGAGCTGATACTGCCGCGCAATCGGTTACCTAAATCTACTGTGCGCAGCATTCCACTCGG CGCTCCCGTGCAAATCGGCATGTTGAGCTACACCGAACTGGAGGTGATTACAGGCAATGTGCAGCCCTCGCCCGATGATCCCACTAAACTGATTGCAATCAGCATTGTGAAACCCAAACTAGAGCCAACTGTGCAGCTGCGCAAGCGTGGCACAGTGCGCATCGTTTACCCGTTGATTGTGGAGTATTCCAAGCCCGTTGCCGAGCAGCAATTGAAAGCCACCTTGGACAATCTGGAGCAGCACACAATTCAAGCCATGACCAACCTGCTGCAGAAACTCACAGGCTCGCTAAACAGCATCAATAACTTCCGGCAAGAGCACATCAATGTTTGGGCCGATCTCTGGGCCACAGGTTTTACGATAAGCACCTCTAAAGCAGAAAACAGTTTGAATGGCGATCGTATTAATGCAACCATGTATGCGGTGCTCTCTCAAGTGCGCAGTTTTGAGTTTGAAGAACTTAATGCTGGCTTAGGCACCGGTTCGGTTGCTATACGCGAGGACATTGCCAAGGCTTTGACATACGCCGAAGGCTGCTTCGATTCCTATCACACGTTGCAGGCCGAGAATCTGTGGCGGGACATGGCCACCCTGTCTCAACTCAATTCCTTGGTTTCGTCGTGGATGTTAACGCTGGAGAAGCAAGGCTGCCACAATCTGATACGCGCTGGCGCCTCGGGCGTCATTCAGGCTATGACGCTGAGTTTTGGTAGCTTTCGATTTAGCAATCAGCATCTGGAATGCAATATGCATCCGAAATTCTTACATCGCGACTTTCACTTTAGGCGTCTTAACTATGGCAACAAGACGCACGTCAATGTGACAATTATTGTGAAAGAGGACAACAAGGCGGTCATCAATGTGGCCTTGGATCGCTCCGATCGCAGTTACTACGCCTGTGATGGCGGTTGTCTTGACGAGCCAGTTCTGCTTAC GCAAAGTCGTCGCGAATTCCCTGTCAAATTGACTGAACCCCTGACTGCAATATTGTATATAACTGAAGATAAGCAACACATGGAGGAGATACACCATGCCATACACGTCAAGGAAGTGGTAGAAg CTCCGGCGCATGAACAACACGTCATTGCATTACACAAGCATGGTCATCAACTTGGCGGTTTGCCTGCTCTCTTTTGGGTCTCAGTGTGTGCaataattatagtatttcATATATTCCTTTGTAAGCTGATTATCAAGGAGTATTGCGAGCCAAGCGATAAGCTCCGATATCGTTATAACAAACCGTGA
- the LOC132785024 gene encoding aspartate aminotransferase, mitochondrial has product MSQICKRSLLTANRLAINAPAVLRCKSTWFSEVQMGPPDAILGVTEAFKKDTNPKKINLGAGAYRDDNTKPFVLPSVREAENRIVSRGMDKEYATIIGVPDFYNKAIELALGEQSQRLKAKHNATTQAISGTGALRIGAAFLSKFWKGNREIYLPTPSWGNHVPIFEHAGLPVKRYRYYNPKNCNLDFNGMVEDLKKIPENSVVLLHACAHNPTGVDPTAEQWRELSQVFKQRKLYPFFDMAYQGFATGNVDGDAQAVRIFEADGHDFCLAQSFAKNMGLYGERAGAYTVICADEQEAARCLSQIKILIRALYSNPPIHGARIAAEILNTADLRSQWLKDVKGMADRIINVRTQLKTNLEKLGSTRNWEHIVDQIGMFCFTGLTPEQVDSLIKNHSVYLTKDGRISMAGVTSKNVEYLAESIHKVTK; this is encoded by the exons atgTCGCAGATTTGTAAACGCAGTTTGTTGACAGCCAACCGCTTGGCAATTAATGCACCAGCCGTTCTACGTTGCAA ATCAACATGGTTTTCGGAGGTACAAATGGGTCCACCGGATGCCATTCTGGGTGTGACAGAAGCCTTCAAGAAAGATACCAATCCCAAGAAGATTAATCTGGGCGCTGGCGCCTATCGCGATGACAACACCAAACCCTTTGTGCTTCCCAGCGTGCGTGAG GCTGAGAACCGCATTGTCAGCCGCGGCATGGACAAGGAGTATGCCACCATTATTGGTGTGCCAGACTTCTACAACAAGGCCATCGAACTGGCTTTGGGAGAGCAATCGCAGCGCCTAAAGGCCAAGCACAATGCCACAACACAGGCAATCAGTGGTACAGGAGCTTTGCGTATTGGTGCAGCCTTCCTGAGCAAATTCTGGAAGGGTAATCGCGAGATTTACTTGCCCACGCCATCTTGGGGCAATCATGTGCCCATTTTCGAGCACGCCGGTTTGCCAGTGAAGCGTTATCGCTACTACAATCCCAAGAACTGTAACTTGGACTTCAATGGCATGGTTGAAGATTTGAAG AAAATCCCCGAGAACTCCGTTGTGCTACTGCACGCCTGCGCCCATAATCCTACTGGCGTGGATCCCACTGCCGAGCAATGGCGTGAGCTGTCACAAGTGTTCAAGCAGCGCAAGCTGTATCCCTTCTTCGACATGGCCTATCAAGGCTTTGCCACCGGCAACGTTGATGGTGATGCCCAGGCTGTGCGCATCTTTGAGGCTGATGGCCATGACTTCTGCTTGGCTCAGAGTTTCGCCAAGAACATGGGTCTTTATGGTGAACGCGCTGGCGCGTACACTGTGATCTGTGCCGACGAACAGGAAGCCGCTCGTTGCTTGTCCCAGATCAAGATTCTTATTCGTGCCTTGTACTCCAATCCTCCCATTCATGGTGCACGCATTGCTGCCGAGATTCTCAACACTGCCGATCTGCGTAGCCAGTGGCTGAAGGATGTCAAGGGCATGGCTGATCGCATCATCAATGTGCGCACTCAGCTCAAAACGAATCTGGAGAAACTTGGCTCAACCCGCAACTGGGAGCATATTGTCGATCAGATTGGCATGTTCTGCTTCACGGGTTTGACGCCCGAGCAAGTCGATAGCTTGATCAAGAATCACAGTGTCTACCTCACCAAGGATGGTCGTATCTCCATGGCCGGCGTAACCAGTAAGAATGTCGAGTACCTCGCCGAGAGCATTCACAAGGTGACGAAGTAA
- the LOC132785042 gene encoding NPC intracellular cholesterol transporter 2 homolog a produces the protein MFKSYVLTLSLVVLLALMQLSGALEFHDCGSKTGKFTQVIIEGCDTTKSECVLKRNTNVSISIDIALAEVASAVKTVVHGKVLGIEMPFPLSNPDACQDSGLKCPLEKNETYRYTATLPVLKSYPKVSVLVKWELQDQNNVDIVCVEIPARIQ, from the coding sequence ATGTTCAAGTCGTATGTGCTTACCTTGTCTTTGGTGGTGCTGCTGGCGCTAATGCAGCTGAGTGGCGCACTTGAATTTCACGATTGCGGCTCTAAAACGGGAAAATTTACGCAGGTGATCATCGAGGGCTGCGATACCACAAAGTCCGAGTGCGTACTCAAAAGGAACACGAACGTCTCGATATCGATAGACATTGCGCTGGCTGAAGTTGCATCGGCCGTGAAAACCGTTGTTCACGGCAAAGTTCTTGGCATTGAAATGCCCTTCCCCCTCTCCAATCCAGATGCGTGCCAAGACAGTGGCTTAAAATGCCCATTGGAAAAGAACGAAACGTATCGATACACGGCCACATTGCCTGTGCTAAAGAGCTACCCGAAAGTGTCTGTATTGGTCAAATGGGAGCTACAGGATCAGAATAATGTCGATATCGTGTGCGTCGAGATACCCGCTagaattcaataa
- the LOC132798592 gene encoding neural cell adhesion molecule 2 isoform X2 gives MDSFILLCCLLQLFRNAAVIGVESPSMAVGDGAGEMLASSQPPPPPSALTLTPSTPSITHFVNDSFIIFCKTVQKDIDTKWRDPRGQTRENTKGRVHIEKKTGLLALVFEHISLDDKGNWTCEMDPAAAAREPTKSFELLVNQKISFDKTELVQSVREGRDALVNCYVKGQPAPEVSWLHNGEYINTVNSTKHRRLSDGLFIRNVSQTDAGEYTCRAMRITPTFSDSDQITILLRIQHKPHWSYNETLPMQYAYVGGAVNLSCDAMGEPPPSFTWLHNSKGIVGFNHRIFMADYGATLQLDIRNASQFGDYKCKVANPLGMLERIIKLRTGIKPIGPTRIQLKRLYPDALELDLRSPRMTNATDEMQIFGYRVAYMSESDFKYSAGNWSHAKQRDFSFHRGHRFIVPHLKSNTTYLMRVASRNLAGLSDWSTVRKFATATASSWKAISWQLLMISFIGLALMWH, from the exons ATGGATAGtttcatattattatgttGTCTCTTGCAGTTGTTCAGAAATG ctgcagttatCGGAGTTGAGAGTCCATCGATGGCCGTTGGAGATGGTGCCGGAGAGATGCTGGCATCGTCTcagccaccgccaccgccatcaGCACTCACACTGACGCCATCGACGCCATCAATAACGCATTTTGTAAATGACTCCTTCATCATCTTCTGCAAAACAGTACAAAAGGATATCGACACCAAGTGGCGTGATCCCCGTGGCCAGACCCGTGAGAATACCAAAGGACGTGTCCACATCGAGAAGAAGACGG GTCTGTTGGCCCTCGTCTTTGAGCATATTTCACTGGACGATAAGGGCAACTGGACCTGTGAAATGGACCCAGCTGCCGCTGCACGGGAACCAACAAAATCATTTGAGCTACTCGTAAATC aAAAGATCTCGTTTGACAAGACGGAGCTGGTGCAATCAGTGCGCGAAGGACGCGATGCGCTGGTCAATTGCTATGTCAAAGGACAACCAGCACCGGAAGTCTCCTGGCTGCACAATGGCGAATACATAAACA CTGTGAACTCGACGAAGCATCGACGCCTGTCGGACGGACTGTTTATCCGGAATGTGAGTCAAACGGATGCCGGAGAATACACATGTCGCGCCATGCGCATCACGCCCACATTTTCCGATTCCGATCAGATAACGATACTGCTAAGGATACAGC ATAAACCCCATTGGTCATACAACGAAACGTTGCCGATGCAATACGCCTATGTGGGTGGCGCCGTTAACCTTAGCTGCGATGCAATGGGAGAGCCACCGCCATCGTTCACCTGGCTGCATAACAGCAAGGGCATCGTGGGCTTCAATCATCGCATCTTCATGGCCGACTATGGGGCGACACTGCAGCTGGATATACGCAATGCCAGCCAGTTTGGCGACTACAAGTGCAAGGTGGCTAATCCCTTGGGGATGCTGGAGCGCATCATTAAACTGCGAACGGGCATCAAGCCAATTGGACCCACACGCATTCAGCTGAAGCGTTTGTATCCGGACGCTCTCGAGCTCGATCTGCGCTCGCCTCGCATGACCAACGCCACCGATGAGATGCAAATCTTTGGCTATCGCGTCGCCTACATGAGCGAGAGTGATTTCAAATACAGTGCTGGCAACTGGAGTCATGCCAAACAGCGCGATTTCTCCTTCCATCGCG GTCATCGATTCATTGTGCCACATTTGAAGAGCAACACGACGTATTTGATGCGAGTGGCATCCCGTAATCTGGCTGGTCTGAGTGATTGGAGCACGGTGAGGAAATTTGCCACTGCAACGGCATCAAGCTGGAAGGCAATCAGCTGGCAGCTGCTAATGATATCGTTCATTGGCCTCGCTTTGATGTGGCATTAA
- the LOC132798592 gene encoding neural cell adhesion molecule 2 isoform X1, translated as MDSFILLCCLLQLFRNAAAVIGVESPSMAVGDGAGEMLASSQPPPPPSALTLTPSTPSITHFVNDSFIIFCKTVQKDIDTKWRDPRGQTRENTKGRVHIEKKTGLLALVFEHISLDDKGNWTCEMDPAAAAREPTKSFELLVNQKISFDKTELVQSVREGRDALVNCYVKGQPAPEVSWLHNGEYINTVNSTKHRRLSDGLFIRNVSQTDAGEYTCRAMRITPTFSDSDQITILLRIQHKPHWSYNETLPMQYAYVGGAVNLSCDAMGEPPPSFTWLHNSKGIVGFNHRIFMADYGATLQLDIRNASQFGDYKCKVANPLGMLERIIKLRTGIKPIGPTRIQLKRLYPDALELDLRSPRMTNATDEMQIFGYRVAYMSESDFKYSAGNWSHAKQRDFSFHRGHRFIVPHLKSNTTYLMRVASRNLAGLSDWSTVRKFATATASSWKAISWQLLMISFIGLALMWH; from the exons ATGGATAGtttcatattattatgttGTCTCTTGCAGTTGTTCAGAAATG cagctgcagttatCGGAGTTGAGAGTCCATCGATGGCCGTTGGAGATGGTGCCGGAGAGATGCTGGCATCGTCTcagccaccgccaccgccatcaGCACTCACACTGACGCCATCGACGCCATCAATAACGCATTTTGTAAATGACTCCTTCATCATCTTCTGCAAAACAGTACAAAAGGATATCGACACCAAGTGGCGTGATCCCCGTGGCCAGACCCGTGAGAATACCAAAGGACGTGTCCACATCGAGAAGAAGACGG GTCTGTTGGCCCTCGTCTTTGAGCATATTTCACTGGACGATAAGGGCAACTGGACCTGTGAAATGGACCCAGCTGCCGCTGCACGGGAACCAACAAAATCATTTGAGCTACTCGTAAATC aAAAGATCTCGTTTGACAAGACGGAGCTGGTGCAATCAGTGCGCGAAGGACGCGATGCGCTGGTCAATTGCTATGTCAAAGGACAACCAGCACCGGAAGTCTCCTGGCTGCACAATGGCGAATACATAAACA CTGTGAACTCGACGAAGCATCGACGCCTGTCGGACGGACTGTTTATCCGGAATGTGAGTCAAACGGATGCCGGAGAATACACATGTCGCGCCATGCGCATCACGCCCACATTTTCCGATTCCGATCAGATAACGATACTGCTAAGGATACAGC ATAAACCCCATTGGTCATACAACGAAACGTTGCCGATGCAATACGCCTATGTGGGTGGCGCCGTTAACCTTAGCTGCGATGCAATGGGAGAGCCACCGCCATCGTTCACCTGGCTGCATAACAGCAAGGGCATCGTGGGCTTCAATCATCGCATCTTCATGGCCGACTATGGGGCGACACTGCAGCTGGATATACGCAATGCCAGCCAGTTTGGCGACTACAAGTGCAAGGTGGCTAATCCCTTGGGGATGCTGGAGCGCATCATTAAACTGCGAACGGGCATCAAGCCAATTGGACCCACACGCATTCAGCTGAAGCGTTTGTATCCGGACGCTCTCGAGCTCGATCTGCGCTCGCCTCGCATGACCAACGCCACCGATGAGATGCAAATCTTTGGCTATCGCGTCGCCTACATGAGCGAGAGTGATTTCAAATACAGTGCTGGCAACTGGAGTCATGCCAAACAGCGCGATTTCTCCTTCCATCGCG GTCATCGATTCATTGTGCCACATTTGAAGAGCAACACGACGTATTTGATGCGAGTGGCATCCCGTAATCTGGCTGGTCTGAGTGATTGGAGCACGGTGAGGAAATTTGCCACTGCAACGGCATCAAGCTGGAAGGCAATCAGCTGGCAGCTGCTAATGATATCGTTCATTGGCCTCGCTTTGATGTGGCATTAA